Sequence from the Candidatus Sulfotelmatobacter sp. genome:
GACGAACGCGCGGGCGGCGTGAAACGCACGCCGCACGCGCGGATCGACGCTGCTCAGGTACACGCCGCCGCCCAGCGCGCAGTCGATCGCGTGCGCGAACTCGTGTGCGACCGTCATCGGCGAGGTCGAGCGCAGATACACGGTGCGTTCCTCGACGACGAACAAACCGGCCGGCGGCACGGGCCAATCGTCGACGCCGGCCGAGAGCCGGCGCAGCGCGCGCGAGCGGTCGCGATAGGCCTCGCCGGCGCGCAGATGGACCAGCCGCGCGCCGGCACGAACCGCTAGTCGCAGCGCACCGGTACCGAAGCGATCCAGGATGGCGTCGATCGCGGCGGCCGCGTCGGGTGCGGCGTCGATCGGTGGACGGGTTCGCATCCGCTCGACGGTACGGCCGTCGCATTGCCGCGACGTGTGCGGCAGGTGAGCGGTTCTCGACGACGAGCTGTCGAATGGGCGCCGAGCACGTGCAGCCCGGGGGTATGCGATGCGAGTTCTGTCCGCACTGGTGATGGTGGCCTTCGCGCTCGTAGCGTGTGCGCCGACGGCCGTGAGTCCGCCCTCGGAGCCCACGCTGCCGACGCTCTCGCTGACGGGCACCGCGGAAAGCATCGACGACTTCGCGCTCGGCGGGGTCGCCGGCAGCACGGTGGTGCCGCTCTTCGAACTCCCGTCGATCCCGACGAATCAGGGGCCGCTCGGGTTGACCGTCTGGGGTGAGAAGGACGGCAGCGGGAACGTCACCAGCGTCGCGCAGGCAGAGGTCTCCGGGCTGAACGGTGGCGCCGGTACCGTCCACGTCTTTTTCAACGCCGCGAGCGAGCCAGTGATCTTCCTCGACGACACGTCGGGCTATTTTCTCGCCGTCTCGAACGTCACGGCGACGCAGGCGACGATCACGCTATGCGATCCCGGCGCGACGCCCGACGTCTCCACCGTGGTCTCGAACGTCAACGGGACCAGCTCGAGCGGACCCGTTGTTGCCGGCGGAACCTGCGCGGTCGCCGGCCTGGCGGCGGTGGCGCGGACTGCCCCAGCCGCGACGCTCGGCACCGCAGGCGAGACGAATCTCTCCAGTCCGGGCAGCATAACGCAACTGATCTCGGCTGCGTCCTACGTCGCGGGACTGGCGTTTTCCATGGCGGCGATCTTGAAGTTCAAGAGCCACAAGGACAATCCGACGCAGGTTCCGATCGGCACGCCGATCGCGTTGATCTTCATCGCCGCCGCGCTGCTTTTTCTCCCAACCGTGTTGACGGTCGAGGGGACCGTTATCGACAGCGGTTCGCTCACCGCGGTCGACGGGGTACTCCCGGTCTACGAAACGTCGGCGCCGTAGGCACCTGGCGTTGGTCAGGCGGGCGGTCAGAACGTGGCGAATCGAGTTCTCGACCAGCCGAGGGAAACGAGCAGGTCCTCGCTGGAGGGGCAACGCAAGCAGTGAGCAGGCGCGGCCGCCTTCGGGCATGAGCTGCGCCGCAGCGACTGCACGGGGGTCAATCGATGCTTGTTCTCACGCGCGCCCAAGTCTCCGATCCAATCATCCGCAGCACGATCGGTGCAGCGGAGTACGCCATCAAATGCGGGGCCGACCCGAACGAGGTTGACGGGTTCCTCAAAGAGTTGATCGAGTCGCCGCCGCCCGTCGAGCTGGATCTCGCTCCGGTTGCGTCGCGCGTGGACGTCTTCGCGAAAGGCCTGACATCCGCCGGCCAACCGGTTCTGCCGCCGCCCGAGCGGCGCACCCCGATCGACATGGGGTCCGGCGCAGAGTTCGAGTGGTGGCAAGACGCAATCATCGGCGGCGCGGCGATGGCGGTACCACCGCTGGGCGTAGCGATAAACGCGTCGCGCGCCGTCACGGCCGCGACCAATCGGACCGTTGGAATCGGCGTCGCCGTTACGTTCGCCGCCGCCGTCGGCGCGTCGCTCGGCACCGGACTCTTGATAACGAATCTCGGGAAACTCGGCTGGTACGGCTCCGTTTCAGGGCTGCTCGGCTTCATCGCGAGCGTCAGCGCGGTGGTCCAGATCACGATCGTCGGCGGCGGTGTCGAGAAGTTCGGCGGGACGAGCTACGGCGTCGGGGCCATGGGCGGCGAGATCCTCGTCGGCGGCATCACCGCCCTCATCGACGCGGGCGGCAAGTTCATGGGCATCTCGGTATCGGGCGGCATCGGCGTTGGAATCCCGTTCGAGGTCTTTGGTCAGATCCAACATACCTGGACGCAGGTCTAGGCCTCCACGCGAGAGGTTCACGTCGGTCGGCACGAGAGACGATCTGTGACGACCGCTCGTTCCTATGCCGTAGAGATCGTGTCGGCACTGCGCCGATCACTACGGCAAGGGACCGATGGAGGCTACTACCGCACTGCTCCGCATCGCCGCCCGTTTCAGCGGCGCGGCCGCGGCGCTCGTCGCTCGTACCGGCGACGAGACGCCCGTAGCGGCGTGGGGCTGCGAGCCGGCGGCGGCCCGCGCGCTGCTGCGCGTGGTGCGCGGTGAACCGGCCAGTGCCGAACGGTTCGTGCGCCGCATCCCGCTGCAGCTGCGCGACGGCACGCACGGCGAGCTGCTGCTCGCCGTGCCGTCGATCAACGCCGAGGGGCGCGTGCTCGCGAACCTGGCCGCGGAGATCGGCGCGATCTGCGACGTCGCGGGGGAAGCGGAGCCCTCGTCGGCGATCGAGCGGCTGATCGAAGGGATCGAGCATCTCGGCGACGCGGTCGCGCTCCTGCAGATCGCGCGCGACGTGCGCGTCGCGCCGATCGTCCTGTACGTCAACGCCGGCTTCACGCGGTTGTTCGGCTATTCGGCGGAGAGCGTCGTCGGCGGCCCGGCCGACGTCCTGTGGGGAGCGGGCACCAGCGACGAGCGGCTGTACTGGCTGCGCGAACGGATGGCCGCCGGCGAGAACGCACGCATGGTCGTCGAGTTCACCACCCGTGACGGCACGCCGCTGTGGACGGAGCTCTCGACCGTCGCGGTCCAGACCTCCGACGGGCCGGGTCTGCAAGTCGTCACCTACCGCGACGTCAGCGCGCGCAAGCAATTCGAAGCGGCGCTGGCGGCGGAGAAGCGCAAGCTGCAGACGACGCTGGCGGCGATCGCCGAAGCGGTGATCACCGTCTTGCCCGACGGGCGCGTCGACTACGTCAACGACGCGGCGCAAGTGCTGCTGGGGATCGACCTGGTCGAAGCCTACGGCCGGGACGTGCACGACGTCATGCAGGTGATCGATGCCGCCGGCGGTGCGGTCGAGCTGTTCGCGCGCGCCAACGAGCCGGTGCGCGGGGAAGGCTTCCTGCGCTCGCGCGCCGGCGGGATGATCGACGTCGCCTACGTGGCCTCGCACATCGAGGGCGAGCCCGAGGGGACGGTCATCGTGCTGCGCGACATCACGGCGGAGAAGGGCCGCGCGATGCAGCTCAGCTTCGAGGCCTCGCACGACGCGCTGACGGGACTGGAGAACCGGCGCGCGTTCCTCGAGCAGCTCGACGACGCGCTGCGCGCGGCCCGGGCGCACGGCCAGCATCACGTCGTCGGCTTCCTCGACCTCGACCACTTCAAGGTCGTCAACGATCGCTTCGGCCACGCGACCGGCGACCGCTTGTTGCGCGAGATCGGCCACGTCATGGGGCGGGTCGTGCGCGGCGGCGACGTGTTGGCGCGCATCGGCGGCGACGAGTTCGCGCTGCTGCTGAGCAACTGCCGGATGAGCGACGCGCGCCGCGTCGCCGAGAAGATCCGCGAGGCGGTGGACGCCTATCGGATCGAGTACGCCGGCCAGCAGCTCGGCGTCGGCGTCTCGGTCGGACTGGCGCCGCTCGACGCCGACAGCGTCGATGCCGAGCAGGCGCTGGGCGAGGCGGACGCGGCGTGCTATCAAGCCAAAGCGGCCGGGCGAAACGCCATCGTCGGGTAAACCGACGCTAGGATGAACGAGCTGCGTGCGCACCTGGCGATTCCGGAGCACGAGCGCGGTGCCAAGTGGCGGCACCGCTTCTACGACTTGCTCGAGGTGACGCTCCTGCTGCCGCGCGAGCCGCGCATCTTCGCCGGCCCCGACGGCTTCCCGTACTACGCGCTCGACGTCCCGCTCGGTGAGCGCGAGGGCGAGGTCTCTCTGCTCGATCTGCTCGAGCCCGCCACCGAGCGCGGCTTCGGCATCGCGATCGAGCCGTTCGACGACACCGCCGCGTGGGTGTTCACCTGCGGCGACTTGGTGACGCGCCGCGTGTTCGGCGGCTTCGAGGTGCCGCGCATCGGCGTCGTCCCGGCCGAAGAGCCGACCTTCCGCGTCGTGCTCAAGGACACGGGCCGCATGGAAGTGCAGGCGCCCGACGAGCATCTCTTGCCGGCCTACGTGCGGCCGCTGCTGCACACCTACTTCACGCGCACGCTCGGCATCGCGCATCCGGGCGTGCTGGCGCTGGTCTCACCCGATCAGAATCCGCCCGAGCAGCTCGTCTTCCGCGTCGTGCGCGACGACTTCGCCGGCGAGGACGAGTTCGAGCACGCGATCGCGGGCGTCACCTGGTATCTGCCGCGCCACCTGGTCGTCTCGATCTTGCCGGCGCCGGTCGTCGACGCGCTCGAGGACGCGTTCGTTCCGCTGGCCGCCTAGAACTCGCCGTAGACGAAGCCGTCGCGCTCTTCGGTGACCTGCGGCGCGGGGCCGACGTCGACGACGATCTTGCCCTCGTTCTCGCGCCGTTCGAGCAGCGCGTAGGCGTCGCCGACGGTCTCGAGCGTATAGCGGTGCGGGTCGACCAGCGGCGTGAGCGTTCCCGTTTCGATCAGCACGCGCGCGCTCTCGAGGATCGCGCCGTGGCGTTCGCGTCCCTCGCCGGTCAGCAGCGGCAGCAAGGTGAAGACGCCCGAGTAGCTGGCGCCGCGGAACGAGAGCGGCGCGAGCGCGTGCGTGCCCCAGCCCAGCGCGCTCACGACGTGACCGTAGCGACGGACGGCTTCGAACGAGGCGTCCAGCGTCGCGCCGCCGACGGTGTCGTAGACGACGTCGAAGCCGTGAGCGGCGGTGAGCCGCTCGACGTACCCGGCGACGCTCTCGTTCGCGTAGTCGACGAACGTCGCGCCCAAGCGCTCGACGATCGCGCGATGACGCGCCGAGGCGGTCGCGGCGACGCGCGCGCCCAGGCCGCGCGCGAGCTGGATCGCGACGTGGCCGACGCCGCCCGCGCCGCCGTGCACGAGCACGCTCTGCTCTGGTCCCACGGCGGCCCGGTCGATCAGCCCCTCCCAGGCGGTGATGACGACCAGCGGCAGCGCCGCCGCCTCGCGCATCGAGAGGTTCTCCGGCTTGATGGCCAGCAGCCGCGCGTCGACGGCGGCGTATTCCGCCAGCGAGCCCGGCACGCCGGCGACTCCGCCGGTCATGCCGTAGACGGCGTCGCCCGGCCGGAAGCGGCCGACCTCGGCGCCGACCGCCTCGACCACGCCGGCCAGATCCAGGCCGAGGACGGCGGGCAGCGGGTGGCGCGCGTGCGCGGCGGCGCCGGCCGCGATCTTGAGGTCGAGCGGGTTGACGCCCGAAGCCAGGACGCGCACGAGCACTTCGCCGGGAGCCAGGGACGGTGTGGCCAGCGCGGCCACGCGGAAGGGCGCGCCGGGCGCCTCGAGGAGGGCGGCCCGCATCGTGCGGGTCGCGGTACGTTCTCCGGTGTCCACACGCTTTAGGACACGGGCCGGTAAGCGAGGGTGCCGGGCGGGTACACGTGGCACGTGAGCATTTCGCGCGCCTTGTGGTACATCGTGATCGCCATCGTCGCGATCTGCGTCGTCGACGCGATCGTCTGGCACGGCGGCGAGATCATCGACGTCTTGCTGGTGATCGCGGTGATCCTGGTGATCTACAACCTGGTCACCGGCCGCCGCCGGGTCTGAACGTGCGCCGACCCCGCTGAGCGCGCCGCGCCGGGACGGTGTGTTCGTCGTCACAGCCTCCGAACGCAAACAGCACCGCTCGGCGACCGATCAGAAGAACCGAGCGAGGTACGCAGGATGTCGTTCGGTATCGGGTCTCTCACCAGCCAAGCCAACCAGGCGCTCACGCCGCTCGAGCAGATCCAAAAGCAGCTGCTCCAGCCCTACACCGCGGCCGCCACCGGCCGGCGGGTCACCTCGCCGTTCGACGATCCCGCGGGCTATGCGATCGCGACCGAGCTGCAGACGCAGGCCGGCGGCTTCGACGCCGGCTCGCAGAACGCGCTCGACGCCGGCAACGCGCTCAACATCGCGCAAGGCGCGCTCGCGACCACCCGAAACGCGCTGCAGTCGCTGCGCTCGCTGGCCGTCTCCGCGTCGAACGATCTGCTCTCGCCCGCCGATCGCCAAGATCTGCAGACGGTCGCGAACCAACTGGTCCAGCAGGTCAACACCGACGCGCAGAACGCGAACTTCAACGGCGTGCCGCTGCTCAACGGCACCTACGGCAGCGCGCCGGCGACGCCGGCCGACGCGACCGTCACCGCCAACGCGGCGCTGGCCGGCGGCGGCAACCTCGTCGCGAGCGCGGCGTCGGCGAGCGGCGCGACGGCCGGGACGATTCAGCTGAGCGTCGTCGACGGCGCCGGCGGCGCGGCCGTCGACGTGACCTTCACCGACACCGCGACCGGCGCGACCACCAATGCCGGGCAACAGGCGCCCGGCGCGACCTTCGCCGTCGACGGCACGACGGTCACGCTCGGCAACGCCACCGCGCAAGACGCCGGCTCGACCGCGACGGTGCAAGTCCAAGCCGCCGCCGCGGGCTCGACCGCGCCGGACCTGAACGTGCAGACGGGCGCGAACGAAGGCGACACGACCGGCGTGACGACGCCCAACGCCGGCGCGAACGCGCTGTTCCTGCAGAACGTCGACTTGAGCACCGGCGCGAGCTCGCAGAACGCGATCGGACAGATCGACGAAGCGGTCCAGGCCACCGTCTCGGCCGGCGCGACGCTGGGCGCGCAGCAGGTCGCGATTCAAAATCAGATCGGTTCCAACAACACCGCCGCGAACGCGCTCACCGCGTCGGCGGCCGACATCACCGACGCCTCGGCGGCACAGACCTCGACCGAACTGTACCAGCTGATCACCCAGCAGCAGATCTCGCTGCTGACGCTGCAGAACGCGAACAGCTCGTTCGGCTTCCTCAACCGCTTCCTCAACACGGCCGTGTAGCCGGGCCGCGCCGCTGAAGGAAGCCCGGGCCGCGGGCCGGCAGTAGGTCCGCGGAGGCTACGACGTGATCCAGGACATCGCGCGGACGGTCCGCGCCCCGCGCGGGACGACGCTGCGCGCGCGGAGTTGGCAGACCGAAGCACCGCTGCGCATGCTGATGAACAACCTCGATCCCGAGGTCGCCGAGCGGCCGGGCGATCTGGTCGTCTACGGCGGCATCGGCAAGGCGGCGCGCGATTGGCCCGCGTTCGACCGCATCGTCGCCGAGCTCGAGCGGCTCGGGGAGGACGAGACGCTGGCGATCCAGTCGGGCAAGCCGGTGGGCGTCTTTCGCACCCACCCCGACGCGCCGCGGGTGGTGATCGCGAACTCGAACTTGGTCCCGCACTGGGCGACGTGGGAGCACTTCCACGAGCTCGACCGCAAGGGGCTGATGATGTTCGGCCAGATGACGGCCGGTTCGTGGATCTACATCGGCTCGCAGGGCATCGTCCAAGGCACCTACGAGACGTTCGTCGAGATGGGACGCCGCCATTACGGCGGCGACCTGGGCGGCCGCTGGATGCTGACCGCGGGCCTGGGCGGGATGGGCGGCGCCCAGCCGCTGGCGGCGACCATGGCCGGCGCCTCGCTGCTGGCGATCGAGTGCGATCCCAGCCGCATCGAGAAGCGCCTGCAGACGCGCTACCTCGACCGCCGCGCCGAGTCGCTCGACGAAGCGCTGGCGCTGATCGACCAGGCGACGCGCACGCGCGTGCCGGTCTCGGTCGGCGTGGTGGGCAACGCGGCGGAGCTGGTGCCCGAGCTGTTGCGGCGCGGCGTGCGTCCCGACGCCGTCACCGACCAGACCTCGGCCCACGACCCCGTCAACGGCTATCTCCCGGCGGGCTGGACGCTCGCGGAATGGCGCGAACGGCGCGAGCGCGATCCGCGGAGCGTCGCCGCCGCGGCGAAGCGTTCGATGGTCGCGCACGTCGAAGCGATGGTCGGCTTCCACCGCCTGGGCGTGCCGACGTTCGACTACGGCAACAACATCCGCCAAATGGCGCTCGAGACCGGGCTGGCCGACGCGTTCGCGTTTCCCGGTTTCGTGCCGGCCTACATCCGGCCGCTGTTCTGCCGCGGCGTCGGCCCGTTCCGCTGGGTCGCGCTCTCGGGCGACCCCGACGACATCGCCAAGACCGACGCCAAGGTCAAGGAGCTGTTGCCGGACGACCGCCATCTGCACCGTTGGCTCGACATGGCCGCCGAACGCATCGCGTTCCAAGGCTTGCCGGCGCGCATCTGCTGGATCGGCTTGGGCGACCGCGACCGGGTGGGCCTGGCCTTCAACGAGATGGTCGCGCGCGGCGAGCTGAAGGCACCGATCGTCATCGGCCGCGACCACCTCGACAGCGGTTCGGTCGCCAGCCCCAACCGCGAGACCGAAGGGATGCGCGACGGCTCCGACGCGGTCAGCGATTGGCCGCTGCTCAACGCGATGCTCAACGTCGCGGGCGGAGCGACCTGGGTCTCGATCCATCACGGCGGCGGCGTGGGGATCGGGTACTCGCAGCACGCCGGCGTCGTCATCGTCTGCGACGGCAGCGAGGCGGCGGCGAAGCGCATCGCGCGCGTGCTGTGGAACGATCCGGCGACCGGTGTCGCGCGCCACGCCGACGCGGGCTACGACGACGCGCTGGCCTGCGCGCGCGAGCACGGCCTGCACCTGCCGATGCACGGATCGTGACCGGCGCGCTGGAGCGGCCGCCGTTCGTGCTGCGGCCGGGCGCGCTGCGCGCGCGCGACGTGCGCGCCTTGCTGCAGGACGACGCGACGGTGGTGGTCGACGGCGCCGCGCGCGCGGGCGTCGAGCGGGCCGCGGCGGTGGTGCGCGCAATCGCCGCGCGCGACGAGAGCGTCTATGGCGTCAACACCGGGTTCGGGAAGCTGGCGCACACGCGCATCCCGCGCGAACGGCTGGCCGACCTGCAGCGCAATCTCGTGCTCTCGCACGCCTGCGGCGTCGGCGCGCCGCTCGACCGCGCGACGACGCGCCTGGCGATCGTGCTCAAAGCCGGCTCGCTGGCGCGCGGCTACAGCGGCGTGCGCTGGGAGGTCATCCAGACGCTGCTGGCGCTGCTCGAGCGCGACGTCGTGCCGGTCATCCCCGCGCAGGGCTCGGTCGGCGCGTCCGGCGACCTGGCGCCGCTCGCGCACCTCGCGGCGGTGCTGCTCGGCGTCGGCGAAGCCTGGCACCGCGCGGAGCGGATGCCGGCCGCCGACGCGCTGGCGCGCGCGGGGATCGCGCCGCTCGCGCTCGAGGCGAAGGAAGGCCTGGCCCTGCTCAACGGCACGCAGATCTCGACCGCGCTCGCGCTGCGCGCGCTGATCACGCTGGAGAACCTGCTGGCCGCGACGCTGGTCGCCGGCGCGCTCACCGTCGACGCCGCGCTCGGCAGCACGCGTCCGTTCGATCCGCGCATCCACGCCATCCGCGGTCACGACGCGCAGAGCGCGATCGCGAGCGCGATGCGCGGCCTGTTGGCGGGCAGCGCCATCAACGACTCGCACGCCAACTGCGGGCGCGTGCAAGACCCGTACTCGCTGCGCTGCATCCCGCAGGTGCTGGGCGCGTGTCTGCGCACGCTGCGCGACGCGAGCGCGATCCTGGTCGACGAGGCCAACGCGGTCAGTGACAACCCGTTGGTCTTCGTCGACACGGGCGAGGTCGTCAGCGGCGGCAACTTCCATGCCGAGCCGGTCGCGTTCGTGGCCGACGCGCTGGCGGTGGCGATCGCGGAAGTCGGCAACCTCTCGGAGCGGCGCACCGCGCTGCTGGTCGATCCGACCTTCAGCCAGCTGCCGGCGTTCTTGGCCGCCGATCCGGGCCTGGAGTCCGGCTACATGATCGCCCAGGTCACCGCCGCGGCGCTGGCCTCGGAGAACAAGGGGCTCGCGCACCCGGCCAGCGTCGACACGATCCCGACCTCAGCCGGCCAAGAAGATCACGTCTCGATGGCGACCCACGCCGCGCGACGGTTGGGCCCGATGCTCGACAACGCGTGCGCGATCGTCGCGATCGAGCTGCTGGCGGCGGCGCGCGGGATCGCCTTCCGGCGCCCGTTGCGCAGCTCGGCGCCGCTCGAGGACGCCCTGCTCGCGCTCGCCGACGCCGTGCAGGCCGACGATCCGGGCGCGCCCGCGCCCGCGCACGATCTCGGCGGCGACCGCGCGCTGGCGCCCGCGATCGCGTCGCTGACGCGCCTGGTCCGCTCGGGCGCGTTCGCCGGCTACGCCGCCGAGCTGCTCCCGACGGCGGCGCCGGCGTGAGCGAGCACGCGGCCGAGCTGCGGCGCGGCGAGGGCGCGCTGGTGATCAGCGTCCCCCACGTCGGGACCGAGCTGCCGCCGGCGCTGGCGGCGCGGCTGACCGACGCCGGGCGCACGCTGATCGACACCGATTGGTACGTCGACCGGCTCTATCCGTTCGCGCGCGATCTCGACGCGACCGTGCTGTGCGCGCGGTGGTCGCGCTATCTGGTCGACGTCAACCGCGATCCGTCCGGCGCCTCGCTCTACCCCGGCCAGCGGACGACCTCGGTCTGCCCGATCGAGACGTTCGAGGGCCAGCCGCTCTACGCCGCGGGCGACGAGCCCGGTGCGGCCGAGATCGCGCAGCGCTGCGCCGGCGCGTTCGAACCGTATCACGCCGCGCTGCGCGCCGAGCTCGAGCGGGTGCGCGCGTTGCACGGCTACGTGGTCCTGCTCGACGCGCACTCGATCTGGGGCCGGTTGCCGCTGCTGTTCGAGGGCGAGCTGCCCGACCTCAATCTGGGCACCAACGACGGCCGCTCGTTGCCGCCCCGGATGCGCGAGTCGGCGCGCGTGGCCGCCGAGGCGAGCACCTACTCCGTCGTCCTCGACGGACGCTTCAAGGGCGGTTTCATCACCCGCAGCTACGGGAAACCCGCCGACGGCGTCTACGCGATCCAGATCGAGCTGAACCAGCGGACGTACCTGGCCGACGGTTCGCGCACGGCGTGGGACGACGCCAAGGCCGCGCGGCTCTCGCGCGTCCTGCACCGCGTCTGTCAGGCGCTGCTCGCGTCGGCTGCGACGCTGACCCACTCGCCCACCCACTCGTAAGGAGAAGACCCGCTCCATGGCTGACAAGCACTCGATCGCGCGTGCCGAGTTCGTTCCGTTCGGCGGCGACCGGCGCGCCTATTACGCGCTGCCGGCCGGCGCCGGCCCTTTCCCCGGCGTCCTGGTCTACCAAGAGGCGTTCGGCGTCAACGAGTACATGCAGAGCGAAGTGCGGCGCTGCGCCGAGCACGGCTACGCGGCGATCGCGCCCGACTTGTTCCACGGTGAGGTCTTCCCGTACGAGTTCGACAAGGTGTTGCCGAAGCTGCAGACGCTCACCGACGAGGGGATGCTGGCCGACGTCAACGACGCGATCGCGTTCCTCGACGCGCAGCCGCAGGTGGCCAAGAGCGCGCTGGGCGCGGTCGGCTTCTGCATGGGCGGCCGGCTCGCGTTTCTGTCGGCGGTCGCGCTGCCGCGCGTCGGCGCGGCCGTGTCGTTCTACGGCGGCGGCATCGCGCCGGATCAGCCGCGCCACTTCAAGCCGCTGGCCGATCGCGTCCCCGACGTGCACGGACGGCTGCTGCTGATCTACGGCGCCGACGATCAGTCGATCGCGCCGACCGAGCACGGCCGTTTGGCGCAAGCGCTCTCCGAGGCGAAGAAGGACTACGGCATCCGCGTCTATCCGGGCGCCGGCCACGGCTTCGCCTCGCGCGACCGGGAGAGCTATCGACCTGCGGTGGCGCAGGCCGCCTGGGACGAGACCTTCGCCGTCTTCGCGGCGACGTTGCGCTAGCGATACCGGTAGCCGGGCGTTCCCGGCAGGCGGGAACGCACGGCTCCGCCGCCGTCTTAACGGAGACCTGACGATCGGTCCGTTGGGGCGTGCGCCTGCTCGGCCGATCTTGAAGGCATGAAGCTACGGATCGGCGCTCAAATCGGCGCGGGTTTCGCCGTGCCCATCGTCGCGCTCGCGGTCGTGCTGGCCGTCGTCTCGGTCTTGTTCGCGCACATGCAGCAGATGCGCGCCGACACGGTCGCCAAGCGCGACATCGCGCGCACCGTGCACGACTTCCAGTACAACAACCTGCTTCAGCGCTACGCGACCGTGCGGCACACGCTCGGCATGAAGACGGCACCGCAGATGTTCGACGACGCGGTTGCCCGGGTCGGTGACGACCTCTCGAAGCTGCGCGCACAGTCGGCGAGCGTGCCGGGCCTGACGACGCTGATCGACGACGCGGGGCAGCGCAGCACCGGGATCACCGGCCGGCTGCGCACGATCTCGCAGATCATCAATCGCGAAAAAGCCGGTCTCGATCCGAACTCGGTCGAGTTCAAGACCATCGACGCGCATCGCGTCGCGATGCGCACGCAGAACGACGTCGACAACAAAGCCATCGACGCCGACATCGCCCAGATGTCGAGCATCACCTCGGCGGCGGAGGAGTCCTCGCAAGCCGCGCTCGACCGCGAGCTGCAGGAGATCTATCTCGGGATGCTGGCCCTGGGCGCGCTGACCGTGCTGGCGACGATCGTGCTGGCGGTGTGGCTGACCCGGCGCATCACCTCGCGCCTCGGGCGGGTCGCGCAGGCGCTGCGCGACGTCGTCCGCGAGGATTTCGGGAGCCTCTCGAGCGCGATGCAGCGGCTGGCGCACGGTGACCTGCGCGGCGGCTTCCACTCGACGCGGCCGGCCATGGGTGCCGACGGCGGCGATGAGATCGCCGACCTCATCCGCAGCTACGACGAGCTGGCCGAAGGCATGACCGCCATCGCCGGCGAGGTCGACGCCGGTCTCTCGAACCTGCGCCAGCTGATCACCGGCGTCGTCGGTGCCTCGCGCAACCTCGCGCTGGCCTCGGAGCAGACCTCCAGCGCGGCCAACCAAGCCTCGCGCGCGGTCGAGCAGATCGCACGGTCGGTCGACAGCGTCGCCACCGGCGCGCGCGACCAGGCCGAGCAGATCACGCGCGCCGGCGCGGCGATCGAAGAGCTGGCGCGCTCGGCGGAGATGATCGCCGACGGCGCGGTGCACCAAGCCGAGGCGATCGGCGTCGCGACGACCGGGATTCAGCGGCTCGACGACGGGATCGAATCGCTCTCGAGCCACGGCGGCGAGCTGGCGCGCTCGGCCCGCGACGCCTCGGAACAGTCCGACGGCGGCAGCGACGCGGTCGCCGCGACG
This genomic interval carries:
- a CDS encoding methyl-accepting chemotaxis protein; the protein is MKLRIGAQIGAGFAVPIVALAVVLAVVSVLFAHMQQMRADTVAKRDIARTVHDFQYNNLLQRYATVRHTLGMKTAPQMFDDAVARVGDDLSKLRAQSASVPGLTTLIDDAGQRSTGITGRLRTISQIINREKAGLDPNSVEFKTIDAHRVAMRTQNDVDNKAIDADIAQMSSITSAAEESSQAALDRELQEIYLGMLALGALTVLATIVLAVWLTRRITSRLGRVAQALRDVVREDFGSLSSAMQRLAHGDLRGGFHSTRPAMGADGGDEIADLIRSYDELAEGMTAIAGEVDAGLSNLRQLITGVVGASRNLALASEQTSSAANQASRAVEQIARSVDSVATGARDQAEQITRAGAAIEELARSAEMIADGAVHQAEAIGVATTGIQRLDDGIESLSSHGGELARSARDASEQSDGGSDAVAATRDTMQKLRGVSQGAADAMVALEGRSTQVEEIVRAIEEIADQTNLLALNAAIEAARAGEHGRGFAVVADEVRKLAERSSQATREISQILSAIRRETVAAAEAMRTSDASVASGLSVAERAGTALEGVERAISATASVAEELARRALAMREASLQVTQSVATASAGVEENAAAATQMKQTTRDVSAAILPVAAAAEEQSAAAHQAALATSELASGVQEVDATARSLRDEAERLDALVARFVVEGEGTAKPADARLSRAEHLHLVVSTPERAALAG
- a CDS encoding dienelactone hydrolase family protein, translated to MADKHSIARAEFVPFGGDRRAYYALPAGAGPFPGVLVYQEAFGVNEYMQSEVRRCAEHGYAAIAPDLFHGEVFPYEFDKVLPKLQTLTDEGMLADVNDAIAFLDAQPQVAKSALGAVGFCMGGRLAFLSAVALPRVGAAVSFYGGGIAPDQPRHFKPLADRVPDVHGRLLLIYGADDQSIAPTEHGRLAQALSEAKKDYGIRVYPGAGHGFASRDRESYRPAVAQAAWDETFAVFAATLR
- the hutG gene encoding N-formylglutamate deformylase, which codes for MSEHAAELRRGEGALVISVPHVGTELPPALAARLTDAGRTLIDTDWYVDRLYPFARDLDATVLCARWSRYLVDVNRDPSGASLYPGQRTTSVCPIETFEGQPLYAAGDEPGAAEIAQRCAGAFEPYHAALRAELERVRALHGYVVLLDAHSIWGRLPLLFEGELPDLNLGTNDGRSLPPRMRESARVAAEASTYSVVLDGRFKGGFITRSYGKPADGVYAIQIELNQRTYLADGSRTAWDDAKAARLSRVLHRVCQALLASAATLTHSPTHS